A portion of the Nitrospirota bacterium genome contains these proteins:
- a CDS encoding response regulator transcription factor: MNSPGYLWIDLRCDPSPKSLFATLSRQWLTFRIEIGEDIPAKIKETSPQFLCFEFDYPDIEGLKAIRKTKLEFPFLPILMVTHYHSEELAVWAFRARVWDYMVQPLSLEEMALRLETLFKICNQRNDSYTRTMYSSCQLIPVAFRFIGHPLKKRMTLPAISFIEKNFGDKIRVRMLAELCTLTPAQFSLAFKKENGISIREHLIQFRINKAKQLLDNPYSSITDIAFSVGFNDLSHFTRIFKRYFGTVPSCYKRSKPPVSDLHVLPKQTPTLF; this comes from the coding sequence ATGAATAGTCCTGGCTATCTTTGGATTGATCTAAGATGCGACCCTTCTCCTAAAAGTCTTTTTGCCACCCTATCCAGACAGTGGCTGACATTTCGAATAGAAATTGGGGAAGATATTCCCGCCAAAATAAAGGAGACTTCCCCTCAATTTCTCTGTTTTGAGTTCGATTACCCCGATATCGAAGGATTAAAAGCGATCAGAAAAACCAAGCTTGAATTTCCGTTCTTGCCAATTCTCATGGTCACTCATTACCACTCCGAAGAACTGGCGGTGTGGGCATTCAGGGCGCGCGTTTGGGATTATATGGTACAACCCTTGTCTCTGGAAGAGATGGCTCTTCGACTTGAAACCCTCTTCAAAATTTGTAATCAGCGAAATGACAGTTATACCAGGACGATGTATTCGTCCTGCCAGCTTATACCCGTCGCATTCAGGTTTATCGGCCACCCGTTAAAAAAAAGAATGACGCTCCCCGCCATCTCTTTCATTGAAAAAAATTTTGGCGATAAGATAAGAGTTAGGATGCTGGCCGAGCTTTGTACATTGACACCAGCCCAGTTCAGCCTGGCTTTTAAAAAGGAAAACGGCATTTCCATTCGTGAACACCTGATTCAATTTAGAATTAACAAAGCAAAACAGCTGTTGGACAACCCCTATTCATCCATCACGGACATTGCATTTTCCGTGGGATTTAATGATCTCTCGCATTTTACCCGCATCTTTAAGAGATATTTCGGAACCGTCCCGTCGTGCTACAAAAGGTCGAAACCGCCTGTTTCCGATCTCCATGTCCTGCCCAAACAAACTCCTACTCTTTTTTAG
- a CDS encoding MotA/TolQ/ExbB proton channel family protein: MEIIIFLIGSFKAGGIFMYAILAVLAIGTAIIIERLLSLFYRNRGDGKILWKKVKNLVGKGQLKEALELCDGTGTYLSHVLASGIQKRIQSTSEKEIQGAFEETLLEIQPYLEKRIHYLYALSNVSTLLGLLGTVTGLIQSFTAVSASDPAQKSVLLASGISLALNNTAFGLLIAIILMLSYSFMQSKSATLEDEIDEYSLKLLHLLTESNPKSS; this comes from the coding sequence ATGGAAATTATTATTTTTCTGATCGGAAGTTTCAAAGCAGGCGGCATTTTTATGTATGCTATTTTGGCGGTATTGGCTATTGGAACAGCGATTATCATAGAAAGATTATTATCGCTATTCTACAGGAACCGGGGCGATGGAAAGATTCTCTGGAAAAAGGTAAAAAATCTCGTTGGTAAGGGCCAGCTGAAGGAGGCGCTCGAACTCTGTGATGGGACCGGAACTTACCTCTCCCATGTTCTTGCCTCAGGAATCCAGAAAAGAATTCAGTCCACATCTGAAAAGGAAATCCAGGGAGCCTTTGAAGAAACGCTGCTTGAAATTCAGCCTTACCTGGAAAAACGGATTCACTATCTCTATGCGCTATCGAATGTTTCGACACTTCTTGGGCTTCTCGGAACAGTTACCGGTCTGATTCAATCTTTCACCGCGGTTTCGGCTTCGGACCCGGCTCAAAAGTCGGTTCTCCTGGCAAGTGGCATTTCACTGGCGCTCAATAATACCGCGTTCGGACTCCTCATCGCGATTATCCTGATGCTTTCCTACTCCTTTATGCAGTCTAAGAGCGCTACACTTGAAGATGAGATCGATGAATACTCTCTGAAGCTTCTCCACCTGTTAACCGAATCGAATCCGAAATCCTCATGA
- a CDS encoding response regulator transcription factor, giving the protein MNPILIVDDDIKISSLIANSLQNDGFATIRASDGEEAIQSAEKNDPRLIILDLMLPKIDGIEVCRQIRKNSEIPILMLTQKADEFDKILGLSIGADDYLTKPFSPRELIARVRAILRRSIPKAQGSIRKLKCLDLEIDFDKCNVTLLGKDVSLTVYEYKILQALASSPGHVLTREQLIQKIYAYEDVSVVDRVIDVHVANLRSKIEDDNTSPKYILTVRGMGYKFSEAFSN; this is encoded by the coding sequence ATGAATCCGATATTGATAGTCGATGACGATATTAAAATTTCATCTTTAATTGCAAATTCACTTCAAAACGATGGCTTTGCGACGATCCGAGCTTCTGACGGTGAAGAGGCCATTCAAAGTGCGGAAAAAAACGATCCGAGATTGATCATTCTCGATTTGATGCTTCCCAAGATAGATGGAATTGAAGTTTGTCGTCAAATACGTAAGAATTCAGAAATTCCCATTTTAATGCTTACCCAGAAAGCCGATGAATTTGACAAGATATTGGGTTTATCCATCGGGGCAGATGATTATTTGACCAAACCGTTTAGCCCGCGGGAATTGATTGCCCGGGTTCGCGCCATTCTGAGACGGAGTATTCCGAAAGCCCAGGGGAGCATAAGGAAATTAAAGTGCCTCGATCTTGAAATTGATTTTGACAAGTGCAATGTGACGCTATTGGGGAAAGATGTTTCGCTGACGGTATATGAATACAAGATTTTGCAAGCGTTGGCAAGTTCACCCGGACATGTTTTGACGCGAGAGCAGTTGATTCAAAAGATTTATGCTTATGAAGATGTCAGCGTTGTTGATCGGGTCATCGATGTACATGTTGCCAATCTGAGATCAAAAATAGAAGACGACAATACTTCTCCGAAATATATCCTGACTGTCAGAGGAATGGGCTACAAGTTTTCCGAAGCATTTTCAAATTAA
- a CDS encoding biopolymer transporter ExbD → MNLNREKRKKRRAQADEAIHIVALWNLMLILIPFLLLSAAFSETAILNLMIPAVTASPSEPKPTSPVKVPIQLTLKMDGMILEQGPSQRNLIPLREGRYDITALAALLEDFKRKNATEETIILSSSSHVSYETLIQAMDQCRSAGFPEISLGSDSPGETL, encoded by the coding sequence ATGAATCTGAACCGGGAAAAACGAAAAAAGAGAAGGGCTCAGGCGGACGAAGCGATTCATATCGTCGCCCTCTGGAATTTGATGCTGATCTTGATCCCCTTTCTCCTTCTATCCGCCGCATTTTCAGAGACCGCCATTCTCAATCTCATGATACCCGCCGTTACCGCCTCTCCCTCCGAACCCAAACCCACCAGTCCTGTAAAAGTCCCCATACAGCTCACGCTCAAAATGGACGGCATGATCCTCGAACAGGGACCTTCGCAAAGGAACCTGATTCCCCTTCGCGAAGGGCGGTACGATATCACAGCACTTGCAGCATTGCTGGAGGACTTTAAAAGGAAGAACGCAACCGAAGAGACGATTATTCTTTCCAGTTCATCGCATGTTTCTTATGAAACGCTGATTCAGGCGATGGACCAATGTCGGAGCGCGGGATTTCCAGAAATCTCGCTTGGGTCGGACTCCCCCGGAGAAACCCTATGA
- a CDS encoding tetratricopeptide repeat protein, with product MKGLFVSLLSACLVLNSVNPSSVYGLKIEDEKLKKIISNIMVGNENSLTQSGQAEALKEYESFLSQFDISNNQQAESLLRLGHLIMAMEENEEELQKIPVVPLRHHRDHTYSIGIYEKLRANAALYPTNDELLYQLAHGYDESDKKERSLSLLKELADRFPKSSYYAEARFRIGESYFNEGKFPEASVSYLKGLESNPANPLMDFISYKLIWSYFKMGDYRRTVDRVISSLNRYSVHQPNGKTLLDIESLSDSSWNEVKELIHLATLSIDFWGGTDKARSYFDFHGHVSFENLIYRPLGHLYLNRGKFQEAAYAFNTFLSLYPTHEDAPLFQLDLIEAYQKGEKPELAKQARESLIENFKPETAWWKANNQTAREKTALVRKEILFQQAQSYHGEAQKSNKRGDYLNAITSYQKFLSNFPKEMEAPRIHFFLGEAFFETDQFEQAASAYETSAYQYPLHLYSQDAGWTALISYEKALIRSPDSSKSLQQSLLKSCESYLKNFPHSPKRQTVLFKAMTLSLQTGNSKNGRAYAQQILDSPLDIVSAEMIVQTHFLLAKNAYENGEFDRAEAEFKETESWRRRPGYHDPDGPPQKEIMEFLASIQYKRADLLKNELKWKEAANAFYHLYEEYPESELAAVSLMNSGSTFLESKDYDSALNSFNKVTVSYPKSSFYQDAALALATLYERKGKWNEAASGYELLLSKTSESDKKNRYSDKLYSLYYRDGNWLKLNQILKSAFKESSLKNLKYLYFYGKSAKELNMDADVLLSADQALILLNQNELKEPEDEKWVMKAMLLKGDILAREFVTLILSDPIEKSLPLKKEKLKETLDTFNIAAQSGYPDIAPEALYHIGSLFEQFANDLVRSERPKELTPEQREIYEGLLTNQIKPFYQKAIDVYKQSLLLDKQLENEWVKKSDARYRQLILENKGS from the coding sequence ATGAAAGGGTTATTTGTCTCTCTCCTATCGGCCTGTCTGGTCTTAAATTCAGTGAATCCTTCATCGGTCTATGGGCTCAAAATTGAAGATGAAAAGCTCAAAAAGATCATTTCGAATATTATGGTCGGAAATGAAAATTCCTTAACTCAATCGGGTCAGGCTGAGGCACTGAAAGAATATGAATCTTTTCTGTCCCAATTTGATATTTCCAACAACCAGCAGGCCGAATCGCTACTCCGGTTAGGCCATTTGATTATGGCTATGGAAGAAAATGAAGAAGAACTTCAGAAGATTCCAGTCGTTCCCCTCCGGCATCACAGAGATCATACCTATTCCATAGGAATTTATGAAAAACTCCGGGCCAATGCTGCCCTGTATCCCACCAATGACGAACTACTCTATCAACTGGCCCATGGTTATGACGAGTCGGATAAAAAGGAACGGTCGCTTTCCCTTCTCAAAGAACTGGCCGACCGCTTTCCAAAGAGCAGTTATTATGCCGAAGCCCGGTTCAGAATCGGGGAATCGTATTTCAATGAGGGTAAATTTCCGGAAGCTTCGGTTTCGTATCTGAAAGGGCTGGAGTCCAATCCGGCCAATCCGTTAATGGATTTCATTTCTTATAAGCTCATCTGGTCTTACTTCAAAATGGGGGACTATCGAAGAACGGTCGATCGGGTCATCTCGTCTTTAAATCGATATTCTGTGCACCAGCCCAATGGGAAAACGCTTCTCGATATTGAATCACTTTCTGATTCCAGCTGGAATGAGGTCAAAGAACTGATTCATCTGGCAACGCTTTCCATTGATTTCTGGGGTGGCACGGATAAAGCAAGGAGCTATTTTGACTTTCATGGACATGTCTCCTTTGAAAACCTGATATATCGGCCCTTGGGCCATCTCTACCTGAATCGAGGAAAGTTTCAGGAAGCAGCCTATGCTTTTAACACCTTTCTTTCTTTATACCCAACTCATGAAGATGCCCCACTGTTTCAACTGGACCTGATTGAGGCTTACCAGAAAGGCGAAAAACCCGAATTGGCTAAACAGGCCCGGGAATCACTCATTGAAAACTTCAAACCAGAAACAGCCTGGTGGAAAGCAAACAACCAAACTGCACGGGAAAAAACCGCTCTCGTTCGAAAGGAAATACTCTTTCAACAGGCTCAGTCCTACCATGGGGAGGCCCAGAAATCAAATAAAAGAGGCGATTATCTAAATGCCATTACAAGTTATCAGAAATTTTTGTCCAATTTTCCAAAAGAAATGGAGGCTCCCCGAATTCACTTTTTTCTTGGAGAAGCTTTTTTTGAAACAGATCAGTTTGAACAGGCGGCTTCGGCTTATGAAACATCCGCTTATCAATACCCTTTACACCTGTACAGCCAGGACGCCGGATGGACCGCTCTGATTTCCTACGAAAAGGCGCTCATTCGGTCTCCCGATTCTTCCAAATCTCTTCAACAATCCCTGTTGAAATCGTGTGAATCTTATCTGAAAAACTTTCCCCATTCTCCAAAACGACAGACCGTTTTGTTTAAAGCGATGACCCTGTCGCTACAGACCGGAAATAGCAAAAATGGAAGAGCTTATGCGCAACAGATTCTTGACTCGCCGTTAGACATCGTTTCCGCGGAAATGATTGTTCAGACCCATTTCTTGCTGGCAAAAAACGCCTATGAGAACGGAGAATTCGATCGAGCAGAAGCCGAATTTAAAGAGACGGAGTCCTGGAGAAGAAGACCCGGGTATCATGATCCGGATGGTCCGCCTCAAAAGGAAATCATGGAATTTCTCGCTTCAATTCAATATAAGAGAGCAGACCTCCTGAAAAACGAACTGAAGTGGAAGGAGGCCGCCAATGCATTCTATCACCTTTACGAGGAGTATCCGGAAAGCGAGTTGGCGGCCGTCTCCCTGATGAATTCCGGAAGTACGTTTTTGGAATCAAAAGACTATGATTCTGCATTAAACTCCTTCAACAAAGTCACCGTTTCCTATCCAAAATCCTCTTTTTATCAAGATGCAGCTTTGGCACTGGCTACGCTTTATGAAAGAAAGGGGAAATGGAACGAAGCCGCATCAGGATATGAACTCCTTCTTTCAAAGACTTCTGAATCCGATAAAAAGAACCGGTATTCTGACAAGCTCTATTCTCTTTACTACCGGGATGGCAACTGGCTAAAACTCAATCAGATTCTGAAATCGGCATTTAAAGAATCCTCTCTGAAAAACTTGAAATATCTCTATTTTTATGGAAAATCAGCCAAAGAATTAAACATGGATGCTGATGTGCTTCTTTCGGCCGATCAGGCGCTGATTCTCCTCAATCAGAATGAACTGAAAGAACCTGAAGATGAAAAATGGGTGATGAAAGCAATGTTATTGAAAGGTGATATTCTCGCGCGGGAATTTGTCACATTGATTCTTTCAGATCCCATTGAAAAAAGCCTCCCGCTAAAAAAGGAAAAGCTTAAAGAGACCCTGGACACCTTTAATATCGCCGCCCAATCCGGATACCCGGACATTGCGCCGGAAGCGCTCTATCATATTGGCAGTCTCTTCGAACAATTCGCAAATGATCTGGTTAGGTCTGAAAGGCCCAAAGAATTGACACCGGAACAGAGGGAAATTTATGAAGGCCTTTTGACCAATCAGATCAAACCGTTTTACCAAAAAGCAATCGATGTCTATAAGCAATCCTTGCTCCTGGATAAACAGCTTGAAAATGAATGGGTTAAGAAAAGCGACGCCCGATACCGTCAGCTGATACTGGAAAATAAAGGGTCATGA
- a CDS encoding diguanylate cyclase: MMNLIDETSAISRNVFRYLLESEEKRALRYDYFFSLLSVAFDQLDNGEGLKSLVHFIRQSIRDTDLIGRINHSRILVILYQAEGSHALDIGERIRSKVELSDFVQPEGRMRKTISIGGACFPTHYANIDDLIFIAHEMVLIAKSLGGNKVLLPGMANFQ, from the coding sequence ATGATGAACCTCATTGATGAAACCAGTGCGATTTCTCGAAACGTTTTTAGATATTTACTCGAATCGGAGGAAAAACGAGCCCTTCGGTATGATTATTTTTTTTCGCTGCTTTCCGTGGCGTTTGATCAATTGGACAACGGTGAAGGCCTAAAAAGTCTCGTTCACTTCATCAGACAGTCCATTCGAGATACCGATTTGATCGGGAGGATCAATCATAGCCGGATTCTCGTTATCCTGTATCAGGCGGAAGGCTCCCATGCGTTGGATATTGGAGAAAGGATTCGGAGCAAAGTGGAACTCAGTGATTTTGTACAGCCTGAAGGAAGAATGAGAAAGACCATCAGCATTGGGGGTGCCTGTTTTCCAACTCACTATGCGAACATTGATGATTTGATCTTCATAGCCCACGAAATGGTTCTCATTGCGAAATCCCTGGGGGGTAACAAGGTCCTGCTTCCCGGCATGGCGAATTTTCAATAA
- a CDS encoding biopolymer transporter ExbD, whose amino-acid sequence MIRNKSRRHLEPPRLNLTAMVDVFTVLLVFLLKSYSAEGTLNSPVPVNLPISTANLSGDLNLVVTVTEKELFLDQTKIVDSSLFSTDVPNIPKLDEAVVSLMHKNNTPSSQKQVTIQGDKRIPYYLLRKIIYTFTQNGFTDISLAVYPKESGK is encoded by the coding sequence ATGATTCGGAACAAATCGAGGCGTCATCTCGAACCTCCGAGATTAAATCTGACCGCTATGGTGGACGTATTTACCGTTCTGCTTGTATTCTTGCTAAAAAGCTACTCTGCCGAAGGGACCCTGAATTCTCCTGTTCCTGTCAATCTCCCGATCTCCACGGCGAACTTGTCAGGTGATCTGAATCTGGTTGTTACCGTGACAGAAAAAGAACTGTTTCTTGACCAAACTAAAATTGTGGATTCCTCGCTTTTTTCTACTGACGTTCCTAACATTCCAAAATTAGATGAAGCGGTGGTTTCTCTCATGCATAAAAACAATACGCCTTCCAGTCAAAAACAGGTGACTATTCAAGGCGATAAACGAATCCCATACTACCTCCTTAGAAAGATCATTTATACTTTTACTCAAAACGGCTTCACAGATATTTCTCTTGCCGTCTATCCGAAAGAGAGCGGGAAATGA
- a CDS encoding diguanylate cyclase, with translation MTVRQHKTGLRNKIIVALLIVGLVPIIVGLSITYWNGIYRLRESMGHNFQGLAREAARKTDLVIEKEIEGKRNLSINKELKQALKESNRNYRALSDPEIRNELAQLNRRWDEDDPTLKEAILMKDASILLRSFMVTKGILYPAFYLTDEKGAIVASVNGFPDFLHSQESWWKEAYNDGVGKVYIGDLAFIEKSQSWVINIAVPVIDEEKGKTIGILVVFHDIRTLIQPYIHDIRFGETGHAMLIDSLGRVLTCPVMPTGSYLKDSGLLTSVISSTPGWIRAIDDGHGGHDSIVGFSEAIAASEITLNSTGKTWHSFIRQDPRELYAPINSLLMSVSMSGLVLVGFVVVMGVMLSKKLAKPVQILHEGAEEIGKGNLDVKLDIRTNDEIEQLADEFNRMAEKLKESYSTLEKKVDSRTRQLTALNITATTINRSLDLQEILENSLDKIIELMQFQAGAIRLLDSTKTRLHLKVTRGLPPDFSSQYQDIAVKELIAGQVAASGQPLIIEDARKHPLHESPIFKLGYVSMVAIPLKSKDRVVGTLTGTGRTPRIFTESEIELMTSIGNQLGIAIENATLYSQTLEMVEQLKEADRFKSEFFSNVSHELRAPLTSIIGYSELLLDEMTQQLNSKQEEYITNIQSSGSHLLDIINNLLDLSKIRAGKMELHFGEFSMRSVIHNCIKAVTPLVTKKGQVLESRMGNGNFVISADEVKVKQILLNLLSNAIKFTYQGGLIAIEVRACKLEDQDAIEVSVIDSGVGIKDTDLIKIFEEFRQADTSYTRQFPGTGLGLPIVKRFVEMHHGQVKLESQIGKGSRFSFILPTRMESEKEVTAKSGKDDERIETSGLTDSGQVNSGMTVLIVEKDLHFTHFLQSCFTGLGYRTIHVDSVIQAIEKSREVKPGLITLDVLLPDRDGWEVLSSLKGIPETSKIPVIIISNTGNREMALSMGAIDYLAKPLRIETLLECLKRHNLSTGGRRRAEAASNIPEKFRIIDPLTGLHNEKYFEDTLRQRLDKLLDTSSLNTILITRIDYFKELNEKTGRIAADETIKRVAKMFCDSLRKPDLVCRCYGSTFGIVLTETPKENAIGVGNKLKSLLEKESFPNSENIPGRTITMSIGIFEITEGIPSVEAFLTRARRTLDEAEKRGGNQLITALL, from the coding sequence ATGACGGTCAGACAACACAAGACAGGACTTAGAAACAAAATAATCGTAGCCCTCCTTATTGTGGGACTTGTCCCGATTATCGTAGGACTTTCGATTACCTACTGGAATGGTATATACAGGCTGAGAGAATCAATGGGCCACAATTTTCAGGGATTGGCCCGGGAAGCTGCACGTAAAACGGATCTCGTCATTGAAAAGGAGATTGAAGGAAAAAGGAATCTGTCCATCAACAAGGAGCTCAAACAGGCTCTCAAAGAGTCCAATCGAAACTACCGCGCGCTTTCCGACCCGGAAATCCGAAATGAACTGGCTCAATTGAATCGGCGATGGGACGAGGATGACCCAACCCTTAAAGAAGCCATTCTCATGAAAGACGCCTCTATTCTTCTTAGAAGCTTTATGGTAACCAAAGGGATTTTATATCCCGCCTTTTATCTGACGGACGAAAAAGGGGCCATCGTCGCCAGTGTCAATGGTTTCCCGGATTTCTTGCACAGTCAGGAAAGTTGGTGGAAAGAGGCTTACAATGACGGCGTGGGGAAAGTTTATATCGGGGATCTTGCGTTTATTGAGAAGTCTCAATCTTGGGTCATCAATATTGCTGTGCCCGTGATCGATGAAGAAAAGGGAAAAACGATCGGCATTCTGGTCGTTTTCCATGATATTCGAACCCTGATCCAGCCGTACATACACGATATCCGTTTCGGCGAAACCGGTCACGCGATGCTCATTGATTCTTTAGGCCGGGTTTTGACCTGTCCCGTGATGCCAACCGGGAGCTATTTAAAAGACAGTGGACTGCTGACATCTGTGATTTCATCGACTCCCGGATGGATCAGGGCAATCGATGACGGTCATGGCGGCCATGATTCAATCGTCGGATTTTCTGAAGCCATTGCGGCTTCCGAAATCACGTTGAATTCGACCGGCAAAACCTGGCACAGTTTTATTCGACAGGATCCTCGTGAGCTCTACGCACCGATTAATTCCCTGCTCATGTCCGTTTCCATGTCAGGCCTCGTCCTGGTGGGATTTGTCGTCGTCATGGGGGTGATGCTGTCCAAGAAATTGGCAAAACCCGTACAGATTTTACATGAAGGCGCCGAAGAGATCGGGAAAGGCAATCTGGATGTCAAACTGGATATCAGAACCAATGATGAGATAGAACAACTTGCCGATGAATTTAATCGAATGGCGGAAAAGCTCAAGGAATCCTATTCGACCCTTGAAAAGAAAGTGGACAGTCGTACTCGCCAGCTTACCGCCTTGAATATTACTGCGACGACCATCAATCGATCGCTGGATCTTCAGGAAATTCTTGAAAACAGTCTCGATAAGATCATCGAACTGATGCAGTTTCAAGCGGGCGCGATTCGCTTATTGGATTCAACCAAAACCCGGCTCCACCTCAAGGTCACACGCGGACTGCCGCCGGACTTTTCCAGTCAGTACCAGGACATCGCGGTCAAGGAATTGATCGCAGGTCAGGTCGCGGCATCGGGACAGCCGCTCATCATCGAAGACGCCCGGAAACATCCCCTGCATGAAAGTCCGATTTTTAAGCTCGGGTATGTTTCGATGGTAGCGATTCCTCTAAAATCAAAAGACCGTGTTGTCGGGACCCTCACCGGAACTGGACGCACTCCCCGAATTTTCACAGAATCGGAGATAGAGTTAATGACCTCAATCGGAAACCAGTTAGGAATCGCAATTGAAAATGCCACCCTCTATTCCCAGACGCTTGAAATGGTCGAACAACTCAAAGAAGCCGATCGGTTTAAGTCCGAATTTTTCTCCAATGTGAGCCATGAACTTCGGGCACCCCTGACGTCGATCATCGGCTATTCCGAACTGCTGCTGGACGAAATGACCCAGCAGCTTAATTCGAAGCAGGAAGAATATATTACAAATATTCAGAGCAGCGGATCACATCTTCTCGATATCATCAATAACCTCCTGGATCTCTCGAAAATTCGAGCGGGAAAAATGGAACTCCATTTTGGAGAATTCTCGATGAGGAGTGTGATTCACAATTGCATTAAAGCCGTTACGCCTCTCGTGACAAAGAAAGGTCAAGTTCTTGAATCCAGGATGGGAAATGGAAATTTCGTGATCAGTGCGGATGAAGTGAAAGTCAAACAGATTCTTTTGAATCTCCTGAGTAATGCGATCAAGTTTACCTATCAGGGAGGGCTTATTGCAATCGAAGTCCGGGCTTGCAAACTGGAAGATCAGGATGCCATTGAAGTCTCTGTAATCGATTCCGGTGTTGGAATTAAAGATACCGATCTGATTAAAATATTTGAGGAATTCAGGCAGGCCGATACTTCCTACACCCGGCAGTTTCCCGGAACGGGCCTGGGACTCCCCATTGTGAAACGGTTCGTTGAAATGCATCACGGCCAGGTCAAATTGGAAAGTCAGATCGGAAAGGGCAGCCGCTTTTCGTTTATCCTCCCGACGCGGATGGAATCGGAAAAAGAGGTGACGGCAAAGTCCGGTAAGGACGATGAACGGATCGAAACCTCCGGTTTGACAGATTCCGGACAGGTCAACTCGGGCATGACAGTCCTTATTGTCGAGAAGGATCTGCATTTCACCCATTTCCTGCAGAGCTGCTTTACCGGGTTAGGTTATCGGACAATTCATGTGGATTCAGTCATCCAGGCGATTGAAAAATCACGCGAAGTGAAGCCGGGTCTCATCACCCTGGATGTTCTCTTGCCGGACCGAGACGGCTGGGAAGTACTCAGTTCCCTAAAAGGCATCCCCGAGACCAGCAAAATTCCCGTGATTATTATTTCGAATACGGGTAATCGTGAAATGGCATTAAGCATGGGTGCGATAGATTATCTCGCCAAGCCCCTGAGAATAGAAACGCTGCTTGAATGTTTAAAACGCCACAACCTTTCGACTGGAGGAAGAAGGAGAGCGGAAGCGGCTTCGAACATTCCGGAAAAATTCAGAATCATTGATCCTCTCACGGGCTTGCATAATGAAAAGTATTTCGAAGACACTCTCAGACAGCGGCTAGACAAACTTTTGGACACGTCTTCGCTGAATACCATTTTGATCACACGGATTGACTATTTTAAAGAGCTCAACGAAAAAACGGGGAGAATTGCCGCCGACGAGACGATTAAGCGGGTCGCAAAAATGTTTTGTGATTCATTGCGTAAACCGGATCTTGTCTGCCGCTGTTATGGCAGTACCTTTGGAATTGTATTAACCGAAACACCTAAGGAAAATGCGATCGGCGTTGGAAATAAGCTGAAAAGCCTTCTTGAAAAGGAATCTTTTCCGAACAGTGAAAATATCCCGGGAAGAACGATCACAATGAGTATCGGCATCTTTGAAATAACAGAAGGCATTCCGTCTGTGGAGGCATTTTTGACGCGGGCACGACGGACATTGGATGAAGCCGAAAAACGAGGAGGAAATCAGCTGATAACGGCTCTCCTCTGA
- a CDS encoding AgmX/PglI C-terminal domain-containing protein translates to MSSRVDVHKIDDRLEFNLILAGTSAFYLALIVLLSILPLNWNHIRPQSTRPARKISLLVSPPKPAPRPVLPLPIPKPEKKKPPVPIRPKKAAKEPSPVPERPPEPSAEELEQKRSAALALQKARELEKNKEIANNKIASLFGNSAEDLIQNKNLNVIAAKNPAGHTGVKEIPAAPKGEDLQIPIQNLDTDSILKGLPAGKDNQSTALFGEHETKHFGSGGGTGKIESIRSPEDFERSFKAYEGRLKSFYDKTLQSKPALAGKMLVKIILAADGSVIRCDILSSTLNDRTFEEEIRRMIQEQFRFSRIAQGEESYNHSLKFHPEK, encoded by the coding sequence ATGAGCAGCAGGGTCGATGTTCACAAGATTGATGACCGGCTCGAGTTTAATCTGATTCTCGCGGGTACGTCTGCATTCTATCTGGCTTTGATCGTCCTCTTGTCTATACTCCCCTTGAACTGGAATCACATCCGACCCCAATCGACCCGGCCAGCAAGGAAGATCTCTCTACTCGTTTCTCCGCCCAAGCCTGCTCCCCGGCCGGTTCTTCCGCTACCTATTCCAAAACCGGAGAAAAAGAAACCTCCAGTTCCCATTCGTCCTAAAAAGGCCGCAAAGGAACCTTCACCCGTTCCAGAAAGGCCCCCTGAACCAAGCGCCGAAGAGCTTGAACAAAAAAGGTCAGCAGCCCTTGCCTTGCAAAAAGCCAGGGAGCTTGAAAAAAATAAGGAGATTGCAAACAATAAAATTGCTTCGCTTTTTGGAAACAGTGCGGAAGATTTGATTCAAAACAAAAATTTGAATGTCATTGCCGCCAAAAATCCTGCGGGTCACACCGGAGTCAAGGAGATCCCTGCGGCTCCCAAGGGAGAGGATTTGCAGATCCCGATTCAGAATCTGGATACGGATTCGATTCTGAAAGGCCTCCCCGCGGGAAAAGATAACCAGTCAACGGCATTATTTGGTGAGCACGAGACGAAACACTTTGGCTCCGGAGGTGGCACGGGGAAAATTGAAAGTATCCGATCTCCTGAAGACTTCGAAAGGTCATTTAAAGCTTACGAAGGAAGGTTGAAATCGTTTTATGACAAAACCCTCCAGTCAAAACCGGCTTTAGCGGGAAAGATGTTGGTCAAGATTATTCTTGCCGCCGACGGATCAGTCATCCGATGCGATATCCTTTCCAGCACACTCAATGACAGAACATTTGAGGAAGAGATCCGGCGGATGATCCAGGAACAATTTCGCTTCTCCAGAATTGCACAGGGGGAAGAGTCTTACAATCATTCGCTGAAGTTTCACCCGGAGAAATGA